In the genome of Mauremys mutica isolate MM-2020 ecotype Southern chromosome 8, ASM2049712v1, whole genome shotgun sequence, one region contains:
- the JAKMIP2 gene encoding janus kinase and microtubule-interacting protein 2, whose product MSKKGRSKGEKPEALIVALQAANEELRTKLTDIQIELHQEKSKVSKLEREKIQETKRIRELEQRKQTVQITELKAKLHEEKMKELQAVRENLIKQHEQEITRTVKVRDSEIQRLKSALYALRDGSSDKVRTALTIEAREEARKQFDSERLKLLQEITELKSAKKQVDEALTNMIQADKIKAGDLRSEHQSHQEAISKIKWESERDIRRLMDEIKAKDRIIFSLEKELETQTGYVQKLQLQKEALDEQLFLVKEAECNMSSPKREIPGRAGDGSEHCSSPDLRRNQKRMAELNATIRKLEDRNTLLVDERNELLKRVREAEKQCKPLLERNKCLTKRNDELMQSLQRMEEKLKAITKENVEMREKMTSHPPLKKLKSLNDLDQANEEQETEFLKLQVIEQQNIIDELTRDREKLIRRRKHKRSSKPIKRHIVDTVFGYDDDSMDSETSSMASFRTDRTPATPDDDLDESLAAEESELRFRQLTKEYQALQRAYALLQEQTGGIIDAEREAKAQEQLQAEVQRYKAKIEDLETTLAQKGQDSHWVEDKQLFIKRNQELLEKIEKLEADNSRLQQELQDARDQNELLEFRNLELEERERRSPPFNLQIHPFSDGVSALQIYCMKEGVKDVSIPDLIKQLDILGDNGNLRNEEQVAIIQASTVLSLAEKWIQQIEGAEAALHQKMMELESDMEQFCKIKGYLEEELDYRKQALDQAYMRIQELEATLYNALQQETVIKFGELLSEKQQEELRTAVEKLRRQMLRKSREYDCQILQERMELLQQAHQRIRDLEDKTDVQKRQIKDLEEKFLFLFLFFSLAFILWP is encoded by the exons GTCAGCAAACTTGAAAGAGAAAAGATTCAAGAAACTAAGCGGATCAGAGAATTGGAGCAACGCAAGCAGACTGTGCAGATCACTGAACTTAAAGCCAAACTCCATGAGGAGAAAATGAAAGAGCTGCAGGCAGTGCGGGAGAACCTAATCAAACAGCACGAGCAGGAAATTACTCGGACGGTTAAAGTCAGAGACAGTGAAATCCAGCGCCTCAAGTCAGCACTGTACGCTTTGCGGGACGGGAGCAGTGACAAAGTAAGGACAGCGCTGACCATTGAGGCTCGTGAAGAGGCCAGGAAACAGTTTGACTCCGAGCGCCTTAAACTTTTGCAGGAAATTACTGAACTAAAATCTGCCAAAAAGCAGGTGGACGAGGCCCTTACCAACATGATCCAGGCTGATAAGATCAAGGCGGGTGATCTTCGGAGTGAGCATCAGTCCCATCAGGAAGCCATCTCTAAGATCAAATGGGAGAGTGAAAGGGATATTCGCAGACTG ATGGATGAAATCAAGGCTAAAGACAGAATCATCTTTTCCTTGGAGAAAGAACTGGAGACCCAGACAGGCTATGTACAGAAGCTCCAGCTGCAGAAGGAGGCCCTGGATGAACAGCTCTTCTTAGTGAAGGAGGCGGAGTGTAACATGAGCAGTCCCAAACGAGAGATCCCAGGAAGAGCAGGAGATGGGTCAGAGCACTGTAGCAGTCCT GATTTACGCAGAAATCAGAAGAGGATGGCAGAGCTGAATGCCACTATCCGGAAGTTGGAGGACAGGAACACACTGCTTGTAGATGAACGAAATGAACTG CTGAAACGTGttcgagaagctgaaaaacaaTGCAAACCTCTCCTTGAAAGGAACAAGTGCCTCACCAAGAGAAACGATGAACTGATGCAGTCTTTGCAGCGCATGGAGGAGAAACTCAAAGCAATCacaaaagaaaatgtagaaatg agagaaaaaatgaCATCACACCCTCCATTGAAGAAATTAAAATCTCTCAATGACTTAGATCAAGCTAACGAAGAGCAAGAAACTGAGTTTTTAAAGCTTCAAGTTATAGAACAACAGAACATAATTGATGAGTTAACAAGG GATAGGGAAAAGCTGATTCGTCGCAGGAAGCATAAAAGAAGTTCAAAGCCAATTAAG AGACATATAGTCGATACTGTTTTTGGCTATGATGATGACTCCATGGACTCTGAAACCTCATCCATGGCCTCGTTCAGAACAGACAGAACACCAGCAACCCCAGACGATGACCTGGATGAG AGTTTAGCAGCAGAAGAATCAGAGCTGCGATTTCGACAGCTAACAAAGGAATAccaggccctgcagagggcaTATGCATTACTGCAGGAGCAGACTGGAGGCATCATAGATGCTGAAAGAGAAGCCAAG gcacaggagcagctccaagcagAAGTCCAGAGGTATAAAGCAAAAATAGAAGATCTGGAAACAACTTTGGCACAAAAAGGACAG GATTCCCACTGGGTAGAAGATAAACAGCTTTTCATTAAGAGGAACCAGGAGCTTTTGGAAAAG ATAGAAAAACTGGAGGCAGACAACAGCCGAttgcaacaggagctgcaggatgCCAGAGACCAGAATGAACTGCTGGAGTTCCGGAATCTAGAGCTTGAA GAAAGAGAAAGACGGTCCCCACCATTTAATCTCCAAATCCACCCATTCTCAGATGGTGTAAGCGCTCTGCAGATCTACTGTATGAAGGAAGGTGTCAAG GATGTCAGCATTCCAGACCTCATAAAGCAGTTAGACATCTTGGGTGACAATGGG AATTTAAGAAATGAAGAGCAAGTGGCTATCATTCAAGCTAGCACTGTGTTATCCTTGGCAGAAAAG TGGATCCAGCAGATTGAAGGCGCTGAAGCAGCTCTGCACCAGAAGATGATGGAGCTGGAAAGTGACATG GAGCAGTTTTGCAAAATAAAAGGTTATTTGGAGGAAGAATTAGACTACAGGAAGCAAGCTCTTGACCAAGCATATATG AGAATCCAGGAGCTTGAAGCTACCTTGTACAATGCTTTGCAGCAAGAAACGGTGATAAAGTTTGGGGAGCTGCTAAGTGAAAAGCAACAGGAGGAGCTGAGGACAGCCGTAGAAAAGTTAAGACGGCAGATGCTGAGAAAAAGCAGAGAATATGACTGCCAGATTCTTCAGGAGAGGATGGAGCTGCTACAGCAGGCACATCAG AGGATCCGAGATTTAGAAGATAAAACTGATGTCCAGAAGAGACAGATCAAGGACCTAGAGGAAAAG TTTCTGTTTCTATTCTTGTTCTTCTCTCTTGCCTTTATTCTTTGGCCTTGA